One genomic window of Motacilla alba alba isolate MOTALB_02 chromosome 3, Motacilla_alba_V1.0_pri, whole genome shotgun sequence includes the following:
- the PTP4A1 gene encoding protein tyrosine phosphatase type IVA 1 — protein sequence MARMNRPAPVEITYKNMRFLITHNPTNATLNKFIEELKKYGVTTVVRVCEATYDTAPVEKEGIQVLDWPFDDGAPPSNQIVDDWLNLLKVKFREEPGCCIAVHCVAGLGRAPVLVALALIECGMKYEDAVQFIRQKRRGAFNSKQLLYLEKYRPKMRLRFKDSNGHRNNCCIQ from the exons ATGGCCCGAATGAACCGCCCAGCTCCTGTGGAAATCACCTACAAGAACATGAGATTCCTGATCACACATAACCCAACCAATGCAACCTTAAACAAATTTATAGAG GAACTTAAGAAGTACGGTGTTACCACAGTGGTAAGAGTGTGTGAAGCTACTTATGACACTGCTCCGGTGGAAAAAGAAGGCATTCAGGTTTTG GACTGGCCCTTTGATGACGGTGCTCCACCATCCAACCAGATTGTTGATGATTGGCTAAACCTCCTTAAAGTTAAATTTCGTGAAGAACCTGGTTGTTGTATTGCTGTACACTGTGTTGCTGGTCTTGGAAG agcTCCAGTCTTAGTTGCTCTTGCACTGATAGAATGTGGAATGAAGTATGAAGATGCAGTGCAGTTCATAAGACA GAAGCGGCGTGGAGCTTTCAACAGCAAGCAACTTCTGTACTTGGAGAAATACCGCCCCAAGATGCGTCTGCGCTTTAAAGACTCCAATGGTCACCGAAATAATTGTTGTATTCAGTAA